CACGGCCTCGGGCATCCGGTCGGCGAGGCTGGACACCGACAGGCCCCACGCGGCCGTCATCGGCGCCGGGTACTCGGTGGGCTTGCCCTCGGACAGCAGTTGGCTGGTGTGCTCGCGGAGCAGCTTCAGGTACTCCTCGACCGACATGCCGGTCTCCGCCTGGAGGGCCCCCGCCTGCTCCAGGGCCAGCGGCAGGTCGCCCAGTTCGTCGGCCAGCCGGTCGGCGTCGGCCTCGCTGATGGCCCGCGGCACCCGCTTGCCCAGGAACTGCACGCTCTCCGCCCGGGAGAACACGTCCACGGCGACGGTCTCGACCACGCCCTCCCAGCGGTGGTTGCGGGAGGTGATCAGGACGTGGCCGGGCCCCTGCGGCACCACGTCGGTGATGTCCTCGGGCTCCTCGGCGTTGTCGAAGATGAGCAGCCAGCGCGCGTAGGGCTCGCCCCGGCGCAGCGACTCCAGCACGGCCTCGGCGGCCTCCTCGGTGCCGGTGGTGGACGCGGGCGGCAGGTCGAGGTGCGGCGCCAGGCCCGCCAGCGTCGAACGCACCAGGACGGGCTGGTCGGCGGGGATCCACCACACGAGGTCGTAGTCGGACCTGAACCGGTAGGCGTACTCCACGGCCATCTGGGTCTTGCCCACGCCGCCGAGACCGTGCAGGGCGTGCGGCACCACGGCGGTCACCTGGCCGGTGATGCCGGCCCGCAGTCGGGTGAGCAGTTCCTCCCGGCCGGTGAAATTCTTGTTGCGCGGAGGGATCTTGCCCCAGACCTTGGGATAGGGATCCGACGGCCGGCCGGCCCGGGCCGAATGCATCGACGTCATCCCACCACCTCCGTAGCGCATCGGCCGCCTCGCTCCAGGCCGATCGTCTCGTCATCCTAAACCGGTGGGGCGGGATAACCCATCACACGTGACCTGGATTGACCGACCGTTCTTCGGTAGAATCTTCGATCGCCCCGGCCGCCATTTATGGACTGTCCATCGCGCCCATTCCGGGCCGCCGCAACAAAGGGTGAGAAAACCGTGCATGGCCGTGCCGGACAATCTCTGGCAGCATGAAACGAAAGGCCCCCGCGCGCGGTCGACCCGGTCGCGCCCCGCCGGGCCGATCCCCGCTGGGAGGGAAGATGCAGCGCCAAACGACGGTATCGGACGAGGCCATCGTCGACGTTTCCGGGCTGACGCTGGCCGAACTCGACGAACTGCCCGCCCTGCACCCCTTGTGGGAGACGCTCCGCGAGGCCCTGAGCGCCCCGGTGGACGCCGCGGCGGGCTTCGACAGCAATCTGACCCCGCCCTTCGTGGGGTGAGCGCGCGGACGCCCCGCCGCGACGGGGCGTCCGGTCCGGCTCGCGCACGCCGCTTTCCAGGGTAGAGATCCGACGGCCGGCACCCGGAGATCGCCGAATGAGCCCCGATCCGATGACGCATCGTGGAATCCCGAGCCCCTATGTCGGATCCCGCCCCTATCACGACGCCGATCGGTCGTTGTTCTTCGGCCGCGACGACGAGTCGAGCGCACTGGCCGACCTCTGGCGCGGTCATCGGCTGACGGTGGTGCACGGTCGGCCGGGCTCCGGCAAGACCTCGCTGCTCCGGTCGGGCGTCCTCCCCCTCGTGCGGGGGCCGGCGCACCGCGTCCTGCCGGTGGGCCGCACCGTGCTGCGGTCGACGTTCCCCATGGCCGCGCTCCCGGAGCAGGACCCGCACACGTTCGCGCTGCTGTCGTCGTGGTCGCCGGACGCCTCGCCGATCCGGCTCTCCGGGCTCTCCGTCGGCGCGTTCCTGCGCCGTGGGGAGTGCGCCCCCAGGTTCGGCGCGCCCCGGACGACCCTGGCCGCGGTCGACCAGGCCGAGCAGGTCTTCCGGGGGCCGCCGGACCGCGCCCCGGCGCGCGAACGGTTCCTCGCCGAGATGTTCGCGGCGCTCGCGGAGTCGCCCGCCACCCGCCTGCTCATCGTCGTGCGCGACGAGCGGCTGGCCGAGATCCTCACGGCCGCCGAGCGGTTCGTCGGCGGCTCCATCGCCCGGTTCGAGGTGGGCCCGCTGCGCCGCGCCGCAGCGATCGAGGCGGTGGTCGGCCCCCTCCGCGGCACCGGGCGCGCCCTCGGCCCCGGGGCCGCCGAACGACTCGTGGACGAGCTGCGCGACGGGCCCGACGCCGTCGACCCCCCGCTCCTCCAGATGGCGTGCCGGGGGCTCTGGGAGGCCGACGCGGCCGACCCCCGCATCGCGCCGACCCGGCCGGGGCCGGAGATCGATCGGGCCCTGGCGGCCTCGTGCGCGCGGACCCTCGCGGGCCTCGCCGCCGACCACGGCGTGGGGCGCGGCGCCCTGGAGAGCTGGCTGCGCGCCGCCTCGGCCCCGGGCGGCAGCGCCCGCGAGATCCCCACGGCCGTGGCCCGCGCGATGGAGGACCTGCACCTCATCAAAGCCCGCGACGGCAGGGGCGCGCCCCGCTACGAGCTGCGACACCCCCGGCTCGCCGCGCCGGTCCGGCGGCTGCCGCGCGGACGGTGGCCGTCCCCGAGCCCCGACCCGTCGGCGCGATTGGAGACCGCCGCGACCGCCCTGTCGGACGGCGACCACGGCCTCGCCCGATGGCACGCCGAGCAGGCCGCCCGGCTGTGCCGCGAGGGCGACCTGCGGCTGCTCGCGCAGATCGAGTCGTTCCTGGGCGACGTCGCCCACCGGCAGGGCCTGCCCGTCGCCGCGACCGCGCACTACCGGGCGGCCGCCCATCTGTATGGGGCGCTGCCCGACTCGGCGGCCGTGGCCTGGGCGCTGACGGCCGTCGGCCGCCTCAAGCTCGCCGAGCACGACCGGGCCGTCGAGGCCGTCGAGGAGCTGTGGGCCGGGGCGGGTCGGGCGCCCAACGACCCGACCGTGCAGACGGTGCTGGGCCAGGCGCTCTACGACGCGGGCCGGCCCCAGGCCGCGCTCGCCGTGCTGGGCACCGTGCTGCACCGGCACGGTGACACCCCCGAGGCGCTCCGCGCCCGGGGCGAGATCCTCGCCGACCTCGGCGACTCGGCCGCCGCGCTGCGCGACCTCGACCGACTCGACCGACTCGACCCGCGCGACCCGTGGGGAGCCCCGTCGGTACGGGCGGCCCGGGCGCTGGCGCTGGCCTCCGAGGGGCGGCTCGACGCCGCCCAGCGCGAGCTGCGCGAGATGGCGATGGGCGACGGCGACAGCGGGCCGCTGCTGTGGCGGGTCGCGCGGGTCCAGGAGCTGAGCGGCGATCATGACGCGGCGGCCCGACTGGCCGTCCGGGCGCTGGCCGCCTCCGGCCCGCCGTTGGCACCGCACGCGCGGCGGGCGGCCACCGACCTGGTCAACGCGACCGGGATACCGTCGGCGGCCCGCGCGACCGACCCGGCGGTACGACATTCCGGCGATTGAATAAATTCTGCGCCGTGCATCCGCTACATTTGGCCTGCCGCGCCGACACGGTCGGGTGGTGTGCGCTCGCCTTGGCCTGGGCGGGCGCATTCATTACGTCAGGTGGCTGCCTTCTCACTCAATTCTACTGAGCGGGACCATACTCGGGGAAGGGTTTCCCTTTTCCCGGTGCCGGGAGGACCGGCGCGACGGGCGGCGCCCGGTCATCACGGATTCCAGGGGGAGTACGGGCAGTTGCCAGGCGCTGACACCGAGAGGCTGCCCGAGGACGCCGCCTGGAAACGGACGCGTGATTTCACCCTGCTGTGGGGCGGGTCCGGGATCTCCCAGTTGGGGAATGTGGGCGCGGCGATCGCCGCGCCGCTGTTGGCGCTGTCGGTGACCGGCTCCCCGGTCCTGGCCGGCGCGGTCGCCGCTGCGGGGACCCTGCCCAGCCTGCTGCTGCACCTGCCCGCCGGCATGATCGTGGACCGGTTCGACCGGCGTCTGCTGATGCTGACCTGCCAGGGGCTGCGCTGCGCGGTGGCGCTGGCGCTCACCTGCGGGCTGCTGGTGCTGAGCGCCCCCTGGCCGCTGCTCATCGCGGCGGCCGCCGCCGACGGGGCGCTCGCCGCGGTCTACAACCTGGCCGAGGTCACCGTCATCGGGCGCCTGGTGCCGGACGGCCAATTGGTCGCGGCGATGGCCAGGAACGAGGCCAGACACCATACGGCCCTCCTTCTCGGCCGGCCGTTGGGCGGGTTCCTGTTCGATCTGGGCCGCGTGGTGCCGTTCGCGGTCAACGCGGTCCTCGCCCTTCTGGCCGCTCTCAGTATAGGCGCGATAAAGGCCGAAAACATCCGTTCCGCCGAACCCTCGGACGCACCGGGGGCGGGCGGCGGGTTCGCCGAATGCATGGCCCTGCTGTGGCGCGACGTCTTCCTCCGCCGGGTGCTGGTGATCTGCGCGATCACCAACTTCGCCTTTCAGACGATCTTCCTGTTGCTCATGGTCCAGGCCGATCGACAGATCGCCTCCAACGCCATGATCGGCGTC
The DNA window shown above is from Thermomonospora umbrina and carries:
- a CDS encoding tetratricopeptide repeat protein, yielding MTHRGIPSPYVGSRPYHDADRSLFFGRDDESSALADLWRGHRLTVVHGRPGSGKTSLLRSGVLPLVRGPAHRVLPVGRTVLRSTFPMAALPEQDPHTFALLSSWSPDASPIRLSGLSVGAFLRRGECAPRFGAPRTTLAAVDQAEQVFRGPPDRAPARERFLAEMFAALAESPATRLLIVVRDERLAEILTAAERFVGGSIARFEVGPLRRAAAIEAVVGPLRGTGRALGPGAAERLVDELRDGPDAVDPPLLQMACRGLWEADAADPRIAPTRPGPEIDRALAASCARTLAGLAADHGVGRGALESWLRAASAPGGSAREIPTAVARAMEDLHLIKARDGRGAPRYELRHPRLAAPVRRLPRGRWPSPSPDPSARLETAATALSDGDHGLARWHAEQAARLCREGDLRLLAQIESFLGDVAHRQGLPVAATAHYRAAAHLYGALPDSAAVAWALTAVGRLKLAEHDRAVEAVEELWAGAGRAPNDPTVQTVLGQALYDAGRPQAALAVLGTVLHRHGDTPEALRARGEILADLGDSAAALRDLDRLDRLDPRDPWGAPSVRAARALALASEGRLDAAQRELREMAMGDGDSGPLLWRVARVQELSGDHDAAARLAVRALAASGPPLAPHARRAATDLVNATGIPSAARATDPAVRHSGD
- a CDS encoding MFS transporter; this translates as MPGADTERLPEDAAWKRTRDFTLLWGGSGISQLGNVGAAIAAPLLALSVTGSPVLAGAVAAAGTLPSLLLHLPAGMIVDRFDRRLLMLTCQGLRCAVALALTCGLLVLSAPWPLLIAAAAADGALAAVYNLAEVTVIGRLVPDGQLVAAMARNEARHHTALLLGRPLGGFLFDLGRVVPFAVNAVLALLAALSIGAIKAENIRSAEPSDAPGAGGGFAECMALLWRDVFLRRVLVICAITNFAFQTIFLLLMVQADRQIASNAMIGVLFAASGLGGLLGSLAARRFLPGRQPRAVVLLCVWGWAAMTGVVALLDRPLTGLAAWAGISFIGAHMNVALTTYRAARIPDDLLARMASVNTFVTRGAVPLGALFAGYLLSTVPSTRFAAVMVAAITLVVAVTYTLRGRWVRRAVRRARRSIRREPAAPMLDPEIQAGTKSRFRAAENMSHQR